In Leptospira saintgironsiae, one genomic interval encodes:
- a CDS encoding PLP-dependent aminotransferase family protein, with protein sequence MTDTDRLITKYSKIANSLMGRIESGEFPPGSKLPSLRKICLFEECNLSTAVEAFGILQERGFISGRERSGYFVLPRPELYPKYKLEKPVRVPNPSVPEEVSSLMSELADPGFIPFGAAVPDPQFLPYSSLQKSYKKSLKDSQVYKYSDAAGILELRKKIAIRSSGKERRVRPEEVFITLGCSEAAFLALSLSAKPGDKVAVESPLHFVLYQILSELKLKAIEIPTDPFTGLDLQSYISVIRKESPKFLITIPTFSNPTGSLMPLESKKELLKISSKYGVKILEDDIYGDLQHNGGIRPSSLLSLDMEGIVTQVSSLSKSVNPGLRIGWMISDQIKVENARRLRLAEAISLPAIPQLASSYFIGSLAHERHLREFRRRLGGLVLSYADSFLEYFPKGTKVAIPKGGFLLWIELPKGKDSRVLRFQAAKKKISLVPGNLFSLSGKYVNNFRINAGVLMGPKVISAIQTLGKIAKEI encoded by the coding sequence ATGACCGATACAGATAGGCTTATTACTAAATATTCTAAGATCGCAAATTCTTTGATGGGAAGGATAGAATCTGGAGAATTTCCTCCAGGTTCCAAATTACCTTCTCTGCGAAAGATCTGTTTATTTGAGGAATGTAATCTTTCTACTGCAGTGGAGGCTTTTGGTATTCTACAAGAAAGAGGTTTTATCAGCGGAAGAGAAAGGTCTGGATATTTTGTTCTTCCTAGGCCGGAACTTTATCCTAAATACAAATTAGAAAAACCAGTAAGAGTTCCAAATCCTTCTGTTCCCGAAGAGGTGAGTTCTTTGATGTCTGAACTTGCAGATCCTGGTTTTATTCCTTTTGGAGCAGCGGTCCCTGATCCTCAATTTCTACCTTATTCTTCTTTACAGAAATCATATAAGAAATCCTTAAAAGACTCTCAGGTTTATAAATATTCTGATGCCGCTGGAATTTTAGAACTTAGAAAAAAGATCGCGATCCGTTCTTCTGGTAAAGAAAGAAGAGTTCGTCCTGAGGAAGTGTTTATCACATTGGGTTGTTCAGAGGCTGCGTTTTTGGCTTTGAGTCTTTCTGCAAAACCTGGTGATAAGGTAGCGGTAGAAAGTCCTCTTCATTTCGTTTTATACCAAATTCTTTCCGAGTTAAAATTAAAAGCGATTGAGATCCCTACGGATCCTTTTACTGGTTTAGATCTTCAATCTTATATTTCCGTAATAAGGAAAGAATCTCCTAAGTTCTTAATTACAATTCCTACTTTTTCAAATCCTACCGGAAGTCTTATGCCTTTAGAATCTAAAAAAGAACTTCTGAAAATTTCTTCTAAGTATGGTGTGAAGATTCTTGAGGACGATATTTATGGGGACTTGCAGCATAACGGAGGCATTCGTCCTTCTTCTTTATTATCTTTAGATATGGAAGGTATTGTAACTCAGGTTTCTTCTCTTTCTAAATCGGTGAATCCAGGTCTTAGGATTGGTTGGATGATCAGTGATCAGATTAAAGTAGAGAATGCTAGACGTCTTCGTTTAGCTGAGGCAATTTCTTTGCCTGCGATACCTCAACTTGCATCTTCTTATTTTATAGGATCTCTTGCTCACGAAAGACATTTAAGAGAATTTAGACGAAGGTTAGGAGGTTTGGTACTTTCTTATGCAGATTCTTTTTTGGAATATTTTCCAAAGGGGACCAAGGTCGCAATTCCGAAAGGAGGTTTTCTTCTCTGGATAGAACTTCCTAAAGGAAAAGATTCTAGAGTTCTTAGATTCCAAGCTGCAAAGAAGAAGATCAGTCTTGTTCCAGGAAATCTTTTTTCTCTTTCTGGCAAGTATGTGAATAATTTTAGAATTAATGCAGGAGTTTTAATGGGACCTAAGGTGATCTCTGCTATCCAGACTCTAGGAAAAATTGCAAAAGAAATTTAG
- a CDS encoding DUF2804 domain-containing protein, whose protein sequence is MNLETEIQQPTILCDPSGRVNRNAIGWSKTPLHRCNVQGHWLRKKKWNYWCFYDQNFLASFTVSDIDYAGVIFCYWLDRRTGEFQEATVITPFGKGTLLGQTVSSNARYEGKEGFLDFHIDEDGNYKIKVDFLRGTKKAIQADITLDIPNQWESLNVVVPWNRNRFQFTHKLFALGAKGKVTTASKSYEFNPRDSFGVLDYGRGVWPYFSKWNWASMSYRPGGNEVYGMNLGGGWTDGTGTTENALLINGRIYKIPSVIAFEFDKKDPKKPWMIYSKESKAVELVFTPDFHRKAYSNMGLIASKVNQMIGSFDGVFRVGKSEFRIESGQGWAEDHIARW, encoded by the coding sequence ATGAACTTAGAAACAGAAATCCAACAACCTACTATTTTATGTGACCCTTCCGGCAGAGTGAATCGGAATGCGATTGGCTGGTCCAAAACTCCCTTACATAGATGTAATGTACAAGGCCACTGGCTTCGTAAGAAAAAATGGAATTACTGGTGTTTTTACGATCAAAACTTTTTAGCTTCTTTCACTGTTTCCGATATTGATTACGCAGGTGTGATCTTTTGTTATTGGTTGGATCGAAGGACCGGCGAATTCCAAGAGGCCACAGTTATCACTCCTTTTGGTAAGGGAACTTTGCTTGGGCAAACAGTTTCCAGCAACGCTCGTTACGAAGGTAAAGAAGGATTTTTAGATTTCCATATCGACGAAGATGGAAATTACAAGATCAAAGTGGATTTTTTAAGGGGAACTAAAAAAGCTATCCAGGCAGATATCACATTAGATATTCCTAATCAATGGGAAAGTTTAAATGTTGTAGTTCCTTGGAATCGAAATCGTTTTCAATTCACTCACAAATTATTCGCATTAGGAGCAAAGGGAAAAGTTACAACTGCTTCTAAATCATATGAATTCAATCCTAGGGATTCATTTGGGGTCCTGGATTACGGAAGAGGCGTTTGGCCTTATTTCAGTAAATGGAATTGGGCATCTATGTCTTATCGCCCTGGCGGAAATGAAGTTTATGGAATGAACTTAGGTGGTGGCTGGACAGACGGAACAGGAACCACTGAAAATGCACTTCTCATCAATGGTAGAATTTATAAAATTCCTTCTGTCATCGCTTTTGAATTCGATAAAAAAGATCCAAAAAAACCTTGGATGATCTATTCCAAGGAAAGTAAGGCAGTGGAGCTTGTATTTACTCCTGATTTTCACAGAAAAGCTTATTCTAATATGGGTTTGATTGCTTCTAAAGTGAATCAAATGATTGGAAGTTTTGATGGTGTTTTCCGGGTAGGCAAAAGTGAATTTAGGATTGAAAGCGGACAAGGTTGGGCAGAAGATCATATCGCTCGCTGGTAG
- a CDS encoding PPK2 family polyphosphate kinase: MIKLSEYSTEPDKDLSKEEAEELRLKELERIEELQIRLFAGKKKSLLIVLQGVDASGKDGTVKKLFSALNPLGCTCKAWKAPTQEELSHDFLWRIHKELPGKGWIQIFNRSHYEDILVPFVYESLSKDRLKDRLEFIDSFEEFVSEENHTHILKFFLHISQEEQIKRIEERLSNPEKNWKFDPSDLEAHKNFKKYQNAYEWIFSHSKESFPWVIVPSDKKWYRDYLIAKSVRKELEDMDLKYPKLEVQPAQI, translated from the coding sequence ATGATTAAACTTTCCGAATATTCCACAGAACCGGACAAGGATCTTTCCAAAGAAGAAGCGGAAGAACTTCGTCTGAAAGAATTAGAAAGGATAGAAGAGTTACAGATCCGTCTTTTTGCGGGTAAAAAGAAATCATTACTCATCGTGCTTCAGGGAGTGGATGCTTCCGGAAAAGACGGAACGGTTAAAAAACTTTTTTCCGCATTAAACCCATTGGGTTGCACATGCAAGGCTTGGAAGGCTCCTACGCAAGAAGAATTGAGCCATGACTTTTTATGGAGAATTCATAAAGAACTTCCCGGGAAGGGTTGGATCCAGATTTTCAATCGTTCTCATTATGAGGATATTCTGGTTCCTTTCGTTTATGAAAGTTTATCTAAGGATAGACTTAAAGATAGGTTAGAGTTTATCGATTCTTTTGAAGAGTTTGTATCCGAAGAAAACCATACTCATATCTTAAAATTTTTCTTACATATTTCCCAAGAGGAACAGATTAAAAGGATAGAAGAGAGATTATCCAATCCTGAAAAGAATTGGAAGTTCGATCCAAGCGATCTAGAGGCTCATAAAAATTTCAAAAAGTACCAAAACGCGTATGAGTGGATATTCTCCCATTCTAAGGAGAGTTTTCCTTGGGTGATCGTTCCTTCTGACAAAAAATGGTATAGAGATTATCTGATCGCCAAGTCAGTTCGTAAAGAATTGGAAGATATGGATCTCAAATATCCCAAGCTGGAAGTCCAACCAGCCCAGATCTGA
- a CDS encoding phasin-related domain-containing protein, which produces MEKQLLDILNAGIGLLKSGQEGLDKAKVDLEKTYGELVAKGAADNSEGSVKIRESVDKLLNEIKEVSTVAGKNYEETRGKIVEKYNQISEEIKKRVPEGQLDAVKAKLTEVAETIKATAKGKA; this is translated from the coding sequence ATGGAAAAACAACTGTTGGACATTCTTAATGCTGGAATCGGACTTTTGAAATCTGGACAAGAAGGATTAGACAAAGCGAAAGTGGATTTAGAAAAAACCTACGGAGAATTAGTAGCTAAAGGTGCTGCAGACAATTCTGAAGGTTCTGTAAAAATTCGCGAGTCTGTGGATAAACTTTTGAACGAAATCAAAGAAGTTTCCACCGTTGCTGGCAAAAACTACGAAGAAACTCGTGGTAAGATCGTTGAGAAGTACAATCAAATCTCCGAAGAGATCAAAAAACGCGTTCCAGAAGGCCAATTAGACGCTGTTAAAGCAAAATTGACCGAAGTAGCTGAAACAATCAAAGCTACTGCAAAAGGAAAAGCTTAA
- a CDS encoding glycerophosphodiester phosphodiesterase, translated as MNSDPFLLPKPWVIAHRGDSGEYPENTMSSFRNAWELKADWIELDIIHSSDGKIVVIHDDTLDRTTDQKGEVKLLPFNMIRKADAGSWKHQRFKGEKVPDLWEVWDYLKSKNIGLNVEIKSGAYEEIPIETPIEQELIDYTKKNSLFYKTLFSSFCWDSLARIRELSVEAKLGILIGEETSSWMEALELGFRLNAFSLNLSAKGLDKETVSKIQKEGFKVLVYTLNTEEELKFGIDLGVDGIFTNYPKRMRSLLT; from the coding sequence ATGAATTCGGATCCATTCCTTCTCCCTAAACCTTGGGTAATCGCTCATAGAGGAGATAGCGGAGAATATCCTGAAAACACAATGAGTTCTTTTCGAAACGCCTGGGAACTCAAGGCAGATTGGATCGAGCTAGACATCATTCATTCTTCCGACGGAAAGATTGTAGTCATCCATGATGATACATTGGATAGGACTACGGATCAAAAAGGAGAAGTGAAACTTCTTCCATTTAATATGATCCGTAAGGCGGATGCTGGATCTTGGAAGCACCAAAGGTTTAAAGGGGAGAAGGTACCGGATCTTTGGGAAGTCTGGGACTATTTAAAGTCCAAAAATATTGGACTAAATGTGGAGATCAAATCTGGCGCTTACGAAGAGATCCCGATTGAAACTCCTATCGAACAAGAACTGATTGATTATACAAAAAAGAATTCTCTCTTTTATAAAACCTTATTCTCTTCTTTCTGTTGGGATTCTTTAGCGCGTATTAGAGAATTATCCGTAGAGGCAAAACTTGGCATCTTGATCGGAGAAGAAACTTCTTCTTGGATGGAAGCATTGGAACTTGGTTTTAGATTGAATGCATTTAGTTTAAATCTTTCCGCAAAGGGATTGGACAAGGAAACAGTTTCCAAGATCCAAAAAGAAGGTTTTAAAGTTTTAGTTTATACTTTGAATACGGAAGAAGAATTGAAGTTCGGTATTGATCTAGGAGTAGATGGGATCTTTACGAATTATCCTAAAAGAATGAGATCCTTGCTTACTTGA